From the genome of Scyliorhinus canicula chromosome 29, sScyCan1.1, whole genome shotgun sequence, one region includes:
- the LOC119958474 gene encoding disks large homolog 1-like, with protein sequence MDLSRINTGKHFRAIAICKQDTRRVGGLMEEGQTKLDPAQDDRFKARTERLLAIFQSDLFQALLDIQQFYEESLKNQPASPSLMNWPLKVGRYLW encoded by the exons ATGGATTTGTCCAGGATCAACACAGGAAAACATTTCCGAGCAATTGCTATCTGCAAACAAG ATACCCGCAGAGTTGGAGGGCTCATGGAGGAGGGCCAAACTAAACTGGACCCGGCTCAGGATGACCGCTTCAAGGCAAGAACGGAGAGACTCCTGGCCATCTTCCAGAGTGACCTCTTCCAGGCTCTGCTCG ATATCCAGCAGTTCTACGAAGAATCATTGAAGAATCAGCCAGCCAGCCCCTCTCTGATGAATTGGCCCCTGAAGGTAGGAAGgtatttgtggtga
- the LOC119958333 gene encoding translation initiation factor IF-2-like: protein MRKYLPSSPFRSKLLSLLSRRQYNIEVAVNFTQTRAPPRCVRQTTVSSFFLPKPKGKTEKLPNTSTQVVASPDSGQSAIGREPPASQTELVTDGDIRRDSGCPALGSEGKAPAPSAAPSLPPAPDSPASRVISHREAARPPAGGCTSDGGSPAAKGQPGGRPPAQSAILRAQPSGASAPLPSTSQRTVNRERGRPRCREVPHSPKKLNPGRGQDRLPGDKENVFGRRTNPNPAPSKRPLGSQGTDPPLHCRNAPRGAESPPSNQPNTPRSHQNTLSLLFSQDSQGNRVISHRYPGSRCAAGFPGDRNLQSEHCNGAISRGNGSPESDLVVASECQAAASPPPGLLFTQDSEGNVVIRHV from the exons ATGAGGAAGTACTTGCCCTCAAG CCCGTTCCGTTCCAAGCTGCTGAGCCTCCTGTCCAGAAGGCAGTACAACATTGAAGTGGCTGTGAATTTCACCCAGACGAGAGCTCCGCCGCGATGCGTCAGGCAGACAAccgtctcttccttcttcctccccaAGCCCAAAG GTAAAACAGAGAAACTGCCAAATACGTCAACCCAGGTCGTGGCCTCACCAGATTCTGGCCAAAGTGCCATCGGCAGGGAACCGCCTGCAAGCCAGACTGAGCTGGTCACTGACGGTGATATCCGCAGAGACAGTGGCTGCCCCGCTCTGGGCAGTGAGGGCAAAGCACCCGCGCCCAGTGCCGCCCCGAGTCTGCCGCCTGCTCCAGATTCGCCAGCGAGCCGAGTCATCTCGCACAGGGAGGCGGCCAGACCACCGGCCGGGGGATGCACGTCGGACGGGGGCAGCCCGGCTGCAAAAGGGCAGCCCGGTGGCCGGCCTCCGGCCCAGTCAGCGATCCTGCGGGCGCAGCCTTCCGGAGCAtccgcccctctcccctccacctcccaacGAACCGTCAACCGGGAAAGGGGGCGGCCGAGATGCCGGGAGGTGCCCCATTCGCCCAAGAAGCTGAACCCGGGCCGGGGCCAGGATCGTCTTCCCGGGGACAAGGAAAACGTCTTTGGGCGGCGGACCAACCCGAATCCGGCGCCTTCGAAAAGACCGCTGGGGTCACAGGGAACCGACCCGCCCCTGCACTGTCGGAATGCACCCCGCGGTGCTGAATCTCCGCCTTCTAACCAGCCAAACACACCGCGCAGCCACCAGAACACGCTGTCACTTTTATTCAGCCAGGATTCACAGGGGAACCGGGTTATCTCCCACCGATATCCAGGCAGCCGGTGTGCGGCGGGCTTTCCCGGAGACCGGAACCTTCAGTCGGAACACTGCAATGGTGCCATCAGCCGGGGCAACGGCTCCCCTGAATCGGACCTTGTGGTAGCGTCCGAATGCCAGGCCGCTGCCTCTCCGCCCCCAGGTTTACTGTTCACACAAGATTCCGAAGGCAATGTGGTGATCCGGCACGTTTAA